One window of the Solanum stenotomum isolate F172 chromosome 11, ASM1918654v1, whole genome shotgun sequence genome contains the following:
- the LOC125843757 gene encoding KH domain-containing protein HEN4-like, with amino-acid sequence MNNQNHYRPPIKRFGSGSGSGGDPTAVLQPGQVHFRLLCHVSTAGGVIGNSGGLIRQLEAQTGCRIRFEEPLPNCHERVVNIVGDSIIDRKIRISYDGSNEEVEVVEVSRAQEGLIRVYERVLQLEGNGGAVGCRLLAISGQIGALMGKGGVIVDGIRKSTGAKIKVLTKEQLPACAIPGEELIQIMGVIAVVKRALVHVSRRLQVRLPAERYKDQVTSKGASHEQPADYPLDTKSSIQPLPRNSVNHSSVAHSLSSDVDRVLNLDADSSQRKVVFRLLCSYISAGGVIGKGAHIVKALEKDTGASIKFSTPTVRSKERVAIISSLEIRKPLYSPAQVATDRVFERSVEVSREHGHIKAGSISARILVGPHEVKCLLDEKGIVSSDIGSVMGVEVQLLDAENAPNCAAENDKIVQIIGEHDNVRNALIQLTGRLREMVFSSLVSEGAVPTNYSCSSRSESSKHEFGTSMPSQLNHLSSFSSLYQTDHLGFGPNLGGPHTLLQDKFKDRLNSKMGKPVKQSMGGWKSSHGGRESGRMDENETASKPVVINVPKQKFGSVYGEDGSNLTRLKEISGATVILQDPGPGECDGKVIISGTPEQIQMAQSLLQAFIFL; translated from the exons atgaacaaCCAAAACCACTACCGTCCGCCGATCAAAAGGTTCGGCAGCGGTAGCGGTAGCGGCGGAGATCCAACAGCGGTACTTCAACCGGGTCAAGTTCATTTCCGCTTACTCTGCCACGTCAGCACAGCTGGCGGAGTCATCGGGAACTCCGGAGGTTTAATTAGGCAGCTGGAAGCTCAAACCGGGTGCAGAATCCGGTTTGAGGAACCGTTACCGAATTGCCATGAACGGGTTGTGAACATCGTTGGTGATTCGATTATAGATAGGAAAATCAGGATAAGCTATGATGGGAGTAATGAGGAAGTTGAGGTAGTGGAAGTTTCTAGAGCACAGGAAGGTTTGATTCGGGTTTACGAAAGGGTTTTGCAGCTGGAAGGGAATGGTGGAGCTGTTGGGTGCAGATTGCTTGCGATTTCTGGTCAAATTGGAGCTTTAATGGGAAAAGGTGGTGTAATTGTGGATGGTATAAGGAAAAGTACAGGAGCTAAGATTAAGGTTTTGACGAAAGAGCAGCTTCCAGCTTGTGCCATCCCAGGAGAAGAATTGATTCAG ATAATGGGTGTAATTGCTGTGGTAAAGAGAGCATTGGTTCATGTTTCTCGGCGTCTTCAAGTTCGCTTACCAGCTGAGAGATACAAAGACCAAGTTACTTCAAAAGGTGCATCCCATGAACAACCTGCGGACTATCCTCTGGATACCAAATCCTCAATACAACCTTTGCCGAGAAATTCCGTTAATCATTCTTCAGTAGCCCATTCATTGTCATCCGATGTTGATAGAGTTCTGAATCTGGATGCTGACTCTTCTCAAAGAAAAGTAGTCTTTAGATTGCTTTGCTCTTATATCTCTGCTGGAGGTGTGATTGGTAAGGGTGCCCATATTGTCAAAGCTCTAGAGAAAGATACTGGAGCTTCTATAAAGTTTTCCACTCCAACAGTACGGTCAAAAGAGCGTGTGGCCATCATATCTTCGCTTGAA ATCCGGAAGCCTTTGTACTCGCCTGCACAAGTTGCCACAGATCGAGTGTTTGAAAGATCTGTAGAAGTTAGCCGTGAACACGGACACATTAAGGCTGGCTCAATAAGTGCAAGAATCTTAGTTGGGCCGCATGAAGTTAAATGCCTCCTTGATGAAAAGGGAATAGTTTCATCAGATATAGGTTCAGTGATGGGGGTTGAAGTACAGCTATTGGATGCAGAGAACGCTCCAAACTGTGCTGCAGAGAATGACAAAATAGTGCAG ATCATTGGCGAGCATGATAACGTGAGGAATGCCCTTATTCAACTTACTGGTAGGCTGAGGGAAATGGTCTTTTCCAGCTTGGTTTCTGAAGGAGCAGTACCTACAAACTATTCTTGTTCTTCGCGCTCCGAGAGCAGTAAACATGAATTTGGTACTAGTATGCCTTCTCAGCTGAATCACTTGTCCAGCTTTTCTTCTCTTTACCAAACAGATCACCTTGGCTTTGGACCAAATCTTGGTGGTCCTCATACATTGTTACAGGACAAG TTCAAGGATAGATTGAATAGCAAGATGGGCAAGCCGGTCAAACAAAGCATGGGTGGCTGGAAGAGTTCTCATGGTGGACGTGAGAGTGGAAG GATGGATGAGAATGAGACAGCAAGCAAACCCGTCGTGATAAATGTTCCAAAACAAAAATTTGGTTCTGTTTATGGCGAGGATGGTTCCAATTTGACTCGACTGAAAGAG ATCTCTGGAGCCACAGTTATCCTACAAGATCCAGGTCCTGGAGAATGTGATGGAAAGGTGATCATTTCCGGTACACCTGAACAGATCCAGATGGCACAAAGCCTTCTTCAAGCCTTCATCTTCTTGTAA